Proteins encoded within one genomic window of Calonectris borealis chromosome 1, bCalBor7.hap1.2, whole genome shotgun sequence:
- the LOC142080248 gene encoding uncharacterized protein LOC142080248, translating into MTASGSEEPGALAKEEELEEDSNKELSQGEDVTISDIWVNASQQQDGREEGKEQRFYLTRSWRLNVGARQEDPGALAKEEELEEDSDKELSQGEDVTISDIWVNASVPELFQDPHAGAQEGPGWPSSAGPEAAGEAAGGLQSASPAPAGLLDAGPAASGLAGAPEEEGHRAPLAPAAQEEAKAPASPAFAEQATAAQAESQAPAPHSPTASAAALEDAAWCIVREVVRRAVAVTQGPRQQLAEQDLTQSTHAATAAGTPAAPQDTQSPLAGEPQGEASPAPLVPAAGEDGESMASPMSGDRRGEASAATVSSAVHEEEGASPVLENPPADAGTPHRAPAADSEGDAAASPLARDLQHQVAPEHRGDAQPSSGCRDMPEDDPGIAALPHLPAQRRRPSLFRRALRALRRAFRCTCIAGQQE; encoded by the exons ATGACGGCaagtggctcg GAGGAGCCAGGGGCCTTAGCCAAGGAGGAAGAGTTGGAAGAAGACAGCAACAAAGAGCTGTCCCAAGGGGAAGACGTCACCATCTCCGACATCTGGGTCAACGCCTCG cagcagcaggacggccgGGAGGAGGGCAAGGAGCAGCGTTTCTACCTGACGCGGTCATGGCGGCTCAACGTTGGAGCCAGGCAG GAGGACCCAGGGGCCTTGGCCAAGGAGGAAGAGTTGGAAGAAGACAGCGACAAAGAGCTGTCCCAAGGGGAAGACGTCACCATCTCCGACATCTGGGTCAACGCCTCGGTCCCGGAGCTCTTCCAGGACCCTCACGCTGGTGCCCAGGAGGGgcccggctggcccagcagcgcgggcccagaggcagcaggagaggcagccggcggcctgcagagcgcgtctcctgccccggcggggctcctggacgccgggccggcagcttctggcctggccggagcccctgaggaagaggggcaccgcgcgcctctggctcccgcggcacaagaggaggcaaaggcaccggcttctcctgccttcgccgagcaggccacagcggcgcaggcggagagccaggcacctgccccgcacagccccacagccagcgccgcggctctggaggacgcAGCCTGGTGCATTGTGAGAGAGGTCGTGCGCAGGGCTGTGGCTGTGACCCAGGGACCCCGCCAGCAGCTGGCAGAACAGGACCTGACCCAAAGCACGCATGCGGCGACAGCAGCAGGAACACCTGCAGCACCTCAGGACACCCAGTCTCCCTTGGCTGGAGAGCCTCAGGGAgaggccagcccagcccctctcgTCCCAGCGGCAGGCGAGGATGGAGAAAGCATGGCTTCTCCCATGTCTGGAGACCGTCGAGGAGAGGCCAGCGCAGCCACCGTCTCCTCGGCAGTGCACGAGGAAGAAGGGGCTTCTCCAGTGCTTGAAAACCCTCCGGCAGATGCTGGCACACCCCACCGTGCCCCAGCAGCGGACAGCGAAGGAGACGCAGCGGCTTCTCCCTTGGCTCGGGACCTTCAGCACCAG GTGGCCCCCGAGCACAGAGGAGACGCACAGCcctcctccggctgcagggacaTGCCCGAGGATGACCCAG GCATCGCCGCCCTCCCGCACCTCCCGGCTCAACGGCGACGGCCCTCCCTCTTCAGGAGGGCCCTCAGGGCTCTGCGCAGGGCTTTCCGCTGTACCTGCATCGCGGGACAGCAAGAGTAG